The DNA sequence TGGTGCTGGGCGAAAACTCGTTTCGTCACGATTGGCCCAACAAAACAACGGGCGAAAATATCGACCGTGCTACGCTTCAATTGTCAGGCAAGCAGTTGCGCTTGGCGCAAATGGTGCATGCTGCGGGCAAGCCCATCATTGTGGTCTACGTAAGCGGCAGTCCGATCTCTGAGCCTTGGTTGCAGAACAACGCTGCCGCGATCCTCAACGCCTGGGAACCCGGCAGCTTTGGTGGACAAGCAGTGGCTGAAGTACTGTTTGGTGATTACAATCCTTCTGGCAAGCTACCCCTGACGGTGCCACGTAGCGTAGGCCAGCTGCAAATGGTTTACAACCACAAGCCTTCTACCTACAAGCACCGCTATCACACGGAAAAGAAAACCCCCTTGTACCCCTTTGGGTACGGAATGAGCTACACTACTTTTGGTTATTCAGCACCACAGCTTTCGTCTCCGTCTATGGACGGGGACGGAAGGGTGACTGTTCGTTTGGACGTAACCAATACGGGGAAAGTAGCAGGTACCGAAATTGTACAACTCTACATTCGGGATGAGGTCAGTTCAGTGACTCGCCCCGTTAAGGAACTCAAAGGCTACGAGCGCGTAAGTCTGGAGCCAGGAGCCACCAAAACGGTGACCTTTGAAATCGGTCCAGAACATCTCGCTTTCTATGATTTACAGATGAACTATGTAGTGGAGCCGGGCACCTTCAAGATTATGACGGGATCGTCTTCGCTAGATAAAGATTTACAAACCACTACGCTGACCGTTGCCAGCAAAATTCAAATGAACCCTTAGTTATGACCAGCTACAGAGCTTTATTCCTCAGCCCGGTGTTGTTACTTTTTGGCATTTCTCTGGCCGCTGTAATGCACGAACCCATCACAACAGTTACGACGGAATCGCCATCTAAGCGGATGCGCGAACAGCCGAATATCATCTACATTATGGCTGATGACCTGACCACCCAGGCCATCAGTGCGTACGGAGATATTTATAAGGATATTGCTCCAACTCCCAACATGGACCGCCTGGCGGCCGAGGGGATGCTGTTCAACGATGTGCTGTGTACCAACGCGATTTGCGGCCCCAGCCGGGCAGCCATCCTGACGGGCAAGTACAGCCACCTCAACGGCTATTACAAAAACGAGAATGGCGGAAAATTCAATGTTGACCAATGGACTTTCCCACTGGCTTTTCAGGAGGCAGGTTACCAGACAGCACTGTTCGGGAAATGGCACCTGGGGACCGACCCTACGGGGTTTGATGCCTATAAATTCCACGCCAATGCCGGACAGCAAGGCACCTACTGGGATCCTCTTTACAATGAAAATGGCGAACAGGTCCGTGAAAAAGGCTACGCCACCAATCTCACCACGGATTTTGCGATCGACTGGATGAGTGAAGGCCGTAAAGAAAATGCTCCTTTTCTAATGTTGTTGCAGTACAAAGCACCTCACCGCCCCTGGGAGCCCGATGGCAAATACGAAAAACTCTGGGACGATGTAGAGATGCCTTATCCTGCTACCTTCAATGATACCTACGAAGGGCGTGAACTCACCGCCGGTGATACCGAAATGACCATGGAGCACCTCAGTCGTAGAGACATGAAACTCGAACGCCCAGAGGGCTTGACGGGTGTTGACAAAATCCGCTGGGATTTTTATGGGGCAAAGAACGACGAAATCGTTCAGCCTGAGGGAATGACCGCAGAGGAGGGCCGTCGCTGGCGTTATCAGCGTTACATCAAAGATTACCTGGCTTGCGTGAAATCCGTAGACGACAATATTGGGCGAGTACTGGACTATTTGGATAAACATGACCTGGCCGAAAATACCATCGTGGTGCTTACTTCCGATCAAGGGTTTTACCTGGGAGATCATGGCTTTTTTGACAAGCGGTTCATCTACGAAGAATCCCTTCGGATGCCCTTTATGGTGCGTTATCCCAAGGTGGTAAAGGCCGGTTCTGTGAATGATGATATTATTACCAATGTTGATTTTGCCCCAACCCTGCTGGATTTGGCCGGAATCAAAACCGAGGAAGAAATGCAGGGCAACAGCTTTGCTGCGATGTTGTACGGAAAGACGCCCCGCAAGTGGCGCCAGTCAATGTAT is a window from the Lewinella sp. LCG006 genome containing:
- a CDS encoding sulfatase encodes the protein MTSYRALFLSPVLLLFGISLAAVMHEPITTVTTESPSKRMREQPNIIYIMADDLTTQAISAYGDIYKDIAPTPNMDRLAAEGMLFNDVLCTNAICGPSRAAILTGKYSHLNGYYKNENGGKFNVDQWTFPLAFQEAGYQTALFGKWHLGTDPTGFDAYKFHANAGQQGTYWDPLYNENGEQVREKGYATNLTTDFAIDWMSEGRKENAPFLMLLQYKAPHRPWEPDGKYEKLWDDVEMPYPATFNDTYEGRELTAGDTEMTMEHLSRRDMKLERPEGLTGVDKIRWDFYGAKNDEIVQPEGMTAEEGRRWRYQRYIKDYLACVKSVDDNIGRVLDYLDKHDLAENTIVVLTSDQGFYLGDHGFFDKRFIYEESLRMPFMVRYPKVVKAGSVNDDIITNVDFAPTLLDLAGIKTEEEMQGNSFAAMLYGKTPRKWRQSMYYHYYEFPFWHHVQPHYGIRTQRYTLAHFYYNIDKWELYDNQEDPDQLVNRIDDPAYQEIRQKLEAELKDLMVEYGNNHSLEEFREISDKDFGSIVDKPENEENVEDIINNKQK